The Streptomyces cyaneogriseus subsp. noncyanogenus region TCGGCGATCATCTCCGACACGTGCGGGCCCACCAGGTGCACGCCGAGCACCCGCCCGCCGCCGGCCTCGGCGACCACCTTCACCATCCCGCCCTGCCCGTGCACCATGCCCTTGGCGACCGCGGTCAGCGGCATCGTATCGACCACCACCTCGTGTCCCCGCGCGCGTGCCTCCGCCTCGCCCAGGCCCACGGAGGCGGTCTGCGGCGAGGAGTACGTCACCCGGGGGACGGCCGCGTAGTCGACCGGGGCGGACGCCACGCCCGCCAGCGTCTCGGCCACCAGCAGCCCCTCCGCGAAGGAGGCGTGGGCCAGTCCGAGCGACGGCGGCGGCAGCAGGTCGCCGACCACGTGGATGCCGGGCACCGCCGTCTCCAGCCGGTCCCAGTCCGCCGGTACGACGAACCCGCGCTCGTCCGTCGCCAGGCCCGCGGCGGCCAGGTCCAGGCCGTCGGTGACCGGAGCGCGGCCCACCGCGACCAGCAGCCGTTCGGCCTCCAGGGTGCGGGTCTCCCCGCGCGCCGTGCGCACCCGGGCGCGGACCCCGCCGCCGGGCACCTTCGCGTCCAGCAGCCGGGCGCCCACCTGCACGTCGATGCCGCGCTTCTTCAGACCGCGCGTCAGGTGACGGGACACGTCCGCGTCCTCCAGCGGCACGATCCGGTCGGCGGCCTCCACCAGGGTGACCTCCGCGCCCATCGAACGGTGGAACGAGGCGTACTCGACCCCGATCGCGCCGCCGCCCAGCACCAGGACGGAGGCCGGCAGCCCGGGCGCGAAGAGCGCGTCGTCGCTGGTCACCACGTGCCGCCCGTCCGGCGCGAGGCCGGGCAGCGTACGCGGGCGCGAACCGGTGGCCAGCACGATCCCCCGGCGCGCGGTGAAGTCGCCGCCGTCCCCGCCCTCCACTTGCACCGAGCGCGGCCCGGTCAGCCGGGCGCTGCCCCGCACCACCCGCACACCGGCGTGCCGGAGATGGGCCTCGACGCCCTTGTGGTTGCGCCCCACGATGTCGTCGCGGGTGGCGACCAGCGCCGCCCAGTCCACGGAGTCCAGGGTCGCCTTCACGCCCCAGCGCTCGCGCGCCTCGGCGATGCCGTCGACGAGTCCGGCGGCGTGCAGCATCGCCTTGCTCGGGATGCAGCCGCGGTGCAGACAGGTCCCGCCGACCTTGTCGCGCTCGGCGAGCACGACGTCGAGACCCAGGGCGGCGGCGCGCAGGGCGGTGCTGTAACCGCCGGTGCCGCCGCCGATGACGATGACGTCCGGTGTGTTCATGGTCATCAGCCTCCGCCCGCCCCTTGCCATACGTCCAAGGCAATGTTCTTGTGGGTTCGATGCAGGATGTTTATGGGAGGGGCAGTGACGCACCGGCACCGGGGGCGGGCATGAGCCTGCGTCAGATGGAGTACTTCCTGACCGTCGTGGAAGAGGCGTCCTTCACTCGCGCGGCCGAGCTGCTGCACGTCTCCCAGCCCGCGCTCTCCCACCAGATCAAGGCCCTGGAGCGGTCGGTCGGAGGCGCGCTGCTCGAACGCCTGCCGCGCGGGGTGCGCCTGACCCCCATGGGGCGCGCCTTCCGGCCGCACGCCGAACTCGCCGTCCGCAGCGCCGCCCAGGCCCGCCGCGCGGCCCGCGCCACCGCCGGGGCCGAGGGCGGCGAACTGCACGTCGCGGCGGTCCACTCGGTCGCGGTCGGCATCCTCCCCGACGTCTTCGCCCGCTGGCGCGCCGCGCACCCGGACGTCCTTCTCCACCTGCACGAGTACGCCACGACCGAGGCACTGGAGGAGGAGGTCGAGCGCGGCACCGCCGACCTCGCCGTCGGCCCGGTGCCCGCCGACTGGGCCGGCACCGTCGTCCCCTTCGGCCAGGAGGAGATCGTCCTCGTCGTCCCCTTCGACGACCGGTTCGCCAACCGTACGACGGTGACGCTGCCCGAGCTCGCCGACCGCCCCTGGATCCGCTGCGCCATGGAGCCGGTCTTCGAGGGCCGGCGCTTCCTCGACTGGGCGTGCGGTCGCGCCGGGTTCAGCCCGCGCACCGCCGTCCGCACCGAGCACACCTCGACGGCCGTGCGGATGGCCGCCGCCGGGGTCGGCGTCTGCACCGCGCCCTCCTACATCGTGCGCGGCGCGGTCGGCGAGGACTGCGTGGTCCTCACGCCCGACCCGCCGTGGAAGCGGACGCTGTCGGTCTTCTCCCGCGTCCCGCCGACCGGCGCCGCCGAGGCGTTCGTCGACCTCGTGCGCGCCACCTGGCCCGGCGAGGCGGCGCCCGGACCGGCGTACGACGGGTGCGCGGTGCCCGAGCCGGCCGCCGGCTGACGCGCGCGCCCGCCCCGGTGGCGCCGGGGCACCCGGGGCGGTCAGCCGTCTTCCCCGGCCTCCTCCGCCCGCTCCAGCAGTGCCACCGGCAGCGGCGCGAACAGGTCCTCCGCGCGCGCGTGCCCCGAGAACACCCGGTCCGGGGCGAGCACGTCGGCCCACCGGCCCGGCGGCAGCGGCAGCACCGTGTCGCGCCAGCCGCCCTCCTGGGACAGCCGCAGCGACAGCCGGGTCACGGCCGTCAGCACCTCCCCGGAACGCGTGAACGCCACGCAGTGGGCCGCCGCGGGGCCCCGGGCGGCCAGCGGCTCGTACGACGCGGTGGCGCCGAAGGCGCCGGGCCGCCGCGCGCGCAGCCGCAGCGCCGCCCGGGTCACCGCCGCCTTCTCACCGGGGTCGGCGGGCGGATACGCCACGGGGCGCCGGTTGTCGGGGTCCACCAGCGCCCGGTACTCCGCCTCGGTGCCCTGGTAGAGGTCCGGCACGCCCGGCATCGTGAGGTGGACCAGGGCGGTGCCGAGGACGTTGGCCCGGACGTGCGGCTCCAGGCTCTTGCGGAAGGCGGCCACCCGCTCCCCGGGCGGCCCGCACGGCCCCGCCGCCAGGAACCGCGCCACGGCCTCCTCGTACGGCGGCTCCTGCTCGGTCCAACTGGTGTACATCCCGGCCTCGCGCACATGCTTCAGCAGCGCCTGCCGCACCCGCTCCCCGTCCGCGGGCCCCAGCCCGAACACGGTCTGCCAGGCCGCCCACGCGAGCTGCCCGTCGGGCGCTCCGTCGCCGGCGCCCGCGGCCTCCGCCAGGACGTCCGCCCAGCGCCGCGGGGCCTCGGTGAGCACGGCGAGGGCCGCCCGCACGTCGGCGCTGCGCTTGGTGTCGTGCGTGGAGACGACCGTGCCGGTCAGCGGCCAGTCGCGCTGCACACGCGCGCAGTAGGCGTGGAACCGCTCGGGGGAGACCGCCGGAGCGCCCGGATCACCGCCCACCTCGTTCGCCGACAGCAGTGGCACGTAGCGGTAGAACGCCGTGTCCTCCACGGACTTGGCGCGCAGCGCGGAGGCGGTCTGCGCGAACCGCGTACGGAACTCCACGTGATCGGGCCCGTCCCCGGCCCGCCCGAGGACCAGATCGCGGACCACGTCGACCGCGCCGGCCTCCTGCGGCACCGCGAACGCCCGCCGCGCCCGCCGCGCCGCCTCCTCGGTGACGACCGACGCCGCGTCGGCCGGCGTGTAGGGCCGGTAGACCTCCATGCGGACCAGCAGCTCCCGCAGCGCGGTGCGCAGCGCCCACGGCGCCCGGTCGCGCAGCGCGGGATCCGGCGAGGCGGCGCACAGACGGTGCGCCACCCGGGTGAGCCGGTCGCACTCGGTGGCCAGCTCGTGGGTGAGCACCTTGTACGCCGCCCGCCGCGCCGTCGCCGCCCAGTCGCCGCCCCGGTCCGTCTGCGGGGCCGCGAAGCGCCGGTAGTGGCCGAGCAGCTCCTCGTGCCCCTCGGGGTCGGTGAAGAGTCCGTCGACGTGGCGCAGGGCGTCGTAGCCGGTGGTGCCCGCCACCGGCCACGACGCGGGCAGGTGCTCGGAGTCCGCCAGGATCTTCTCCACCACCGTCCAGCGGCCGCCACCGGCCTCGTGCAGCCGCCGCAGGTAGGTGCCGGGGTCGGCGAGCCCGTCGGGGTGGTCGACGCGCAGCCCGTCGATCACGCCCTCGTGCAGCAGCCGGAGGATCGTGGCGTGCGTCGCCTCGAACACCTCCGGGTCCTCCACCCGCAACCCGATCAGCTCCGAGATGCTGAAGAACCGCCGGTAGTTCAGCTCGGTACGGGCCAGCCGCCACCACACCGGGCGGTACCACTGCGCGTCGAGCAACTGCGGCAGCGGCAGGTCCTCGGTGCCCTCGCGCAGCGGGAAGACGTGGTCGTGGTAGCGCAGGACGTCGCCGTCGGCCCGCAGATCGCCGAGCACCTCGCCCAGCGGACCGCCCAGCACCGGCACCAGCAGCTGGCCGCCCTGTGCCTCCCAGTCGATGTCGAACCACCGCGCGTACGGTGACGCCGGCCCGTCCCGCAGCACCTCCCACAGGGCGCGGTTGTGGCGCGGGGACATCGCCATGTGGTTCGGGACGATGTCCACCACCAGGCCGAGCCCGTGCTCCCGCGCGGTGCGCGCCAGCGCCCGCAGCCCCTCCTCGCCGCCCAGCTCCTCCCGTACGCGCGCGTGGTCCACGACGTCGTAGCCGTGCGGCGAGCCGGGCACGGCCTCCAGGACGGGGGACAGGTGCAGATGCGAGACCCCGAGCGAGGCCAGGTACGGCACCGCGGCCGCCGCGGCCCCGAAGGGGAACTCGGGCTGTAGCTGGAGCCGGTACGTGGCGGTGGGGGCCGCGGGCGGCGCGCTGGCCCCGGGGCCCGCGGGCACCACCGGGTCGGGTCGCTCAGGTGTCATGGAAAGCTACGTACCCGCCCCGCCGTCTTTCGTGTCATCGGCCCCTCCACGGGGGTACGCGGGCGTGGCTGGTTTCGAGCGACGGGAAGCACGCGGCGGCGCGGCGCGCCGCAGACGTACCGGGAGGTCGCCGGCCTGACCGGGCCGCTGCTGCCGGTGGTGTCGTTCCTGGAACGGCTGCCCACGGCCACCGTCCGGTTCGGCAGCGTCCTGCTCGTCGCCCGGACCAGCGGCTCGCTCACCGCGGCCGGACTGGCCGGCGGTGCGCTCGCCGTCGGCCAGGTGGCCTGCGGCCCGCTGGTGGGGCGGCTCGCGGACCGGCACGGCCAGCGCCCCGTCGTGCTCGCCCTCAGCCTCGCCCACGCCCTCGCGATCGCCCTGCTCGTGGCCGGTGCGCTCGCCGGTCTGCCCACGCCCCTGCCGGCCCTGCTGGGCGCGCTCGCGGGCGCCAGCGGGCCGCTGATCGGCCCGCTGGCCCGGACCCGCCTGGTCTCCCTCGCCCGCCGCGCCGGGGCCCCCTTCCTGACGCCGCGGCAGGCGATCCGCGGCCCCGCTCCTCACACGGGCCGTTGCAGCACCGTCAGACTCCGGTCCACCAGGGTCAGCCGCTCCCCGGCGTGCACCTTCGCGCCCGTGCCCGGCGGTACGCCGTCCGGGCGGGAGGTGTCGACGACCACCTGCCACTGCCGGCCGTGGTCGACGGGGGCGACGAAGTCCAGGGGCTTCGGCGAGGCGTTGAACATCAGCAGGAACGAGTCGTCCGTGATGCGCTCCCCGCGCGGGCCGGGCTCGGAGATCGCGTTGCCGTTGAGGAAGACGGTCAGCGCCGACGCCTGCGCCGAATTCCAGTCCCGCTGGGTCATCTCCCGGCCCTCGGGGGTGAACCAGGCGATGTCCGAGAGGTCGTCGTGGGTGCCCTCCACCGGCCGTCCGTGGAAGAAGCGCCGGCGGCGGAAGACCGGGTGGTCCCTGCGCATCCACACCATCGCGCGCGTGAACTCCAGCAACTCGCCGGGGAGCCCCTCGGTATCGGGCCACTCCACCCAGGACACCTCGTTGTCCTGGCAGTAGGCGTTGTTGTTGCCCCGCTGGGTGCGGGCGAACTCGTCCCCGTGGCTGATCATGGGCACGCCCTGGGAGAGCAGCAGGGTGGCGATGAAGTTCCGCATCTGCCGCGCGCGCAGTTCCCGCACGGCCGGGTCGTCGCTCTCCCCCTCGGCGCCGCAGTTCCAGGACCGGTTGTGGCTCTCGCCGTCCCGGTTGTCCTCGCCGTTGGCCTCGTTGTGCTTGTGGTTGTAGGACACCAGGTCGCGCAGGGTGAAGCCGTCGTGGCAGGTGACGAAGTTGATGGAGGCCAGCGGGCGCCGGCCGTCGTCCTGGTAGAGGTCGGAGGACCCGGTCAGCCGGGAGGCGAACTCCGCCAGCGTGCGCGGCTCGCCCCGCCACAGATCCCGTACCGTGTCCCGGTACTTGCCGTTCCACTCGGTCCACAGCGGCGGGAAGTTCCCCACCTGGTAGCCGCCCTCGCCGACGTCCCACGGCTCGGCGATCAGCTTCACCTGGGAGACCACCGGGTCCTGCTGCACCAGGTCGAAGAAGGACGACAGCCGGTCCACCTCGTGGAACTGCCGGGCCAGCGTGGCCGCGAGGTCGAAGCGGAACCCGTCGACGTGCATCTCGGTGACCCAGTACCGCAGCGAGTCCATGATGAGCTGGAGCACGTGCGGGGACCGCATCAGCAGGGAGTTCCCCGTGCCGGTGGTGTCCATGTAGTAGCGGGGGTCCTCCGTCAGCCGGTAGTAGCTCGGGTTGTCGATGCCCTTGAAGGAGAGCGTGGGGCCCAGGTGGTTGCCCTCGGCGGTGTGGTTGTAGACCACGTCGAGGATCACCTCGATCCCCGCCTCGTGCAGCGCCTTCACCGCCGACTTGAACTCCAGGACCTGCTGGCCGCGGTCGCCCCAGGAGGCGTACGCGTTGTGCGGGGCGAAGAAGCCGATCGTGTTGTAGCCCCAGTAGTTGTTGAGGCCCATGTCCACCAGGCGGTGGTCGTTGACGAACTGGTGCACCGGCATCAGCTCCAGCGCGGTGACCCCCAGCTTGGTCAGGTGTTCGATGATCGCGGGGTGGGCGAGGGCGGCGTAGGTGCCGCGCAGTTCCTCGGGCAGCCCCGGGTGCCGCATCGTCAGGCCCTTGACGTGCGCCTCGTAGATCACCGTGTGGTGGTACTCGGTCCGGGGGCGCCGGTCGTCGCCCCAGTCGAAGTACGGGTTGACCACGACCGACGACATGGTGTGCGGAGCCGAGTCCAGGTCGTTGCGCCGGTCGGGGTCGTCGAAGTGGTAGCCGTACACCTCCTCGCCCCAGTGGATCGAACCGCTGATCGCACGGGCGTACGGATCGAGGAGCAGCTTGGCGCTGTTGCAGCGCAGTCCGCGCTCCGGGGCGTACGGGCCGTGCACGCGGTAGCCGTAGCGCTGTCCCGGCATCACGCCCGGCACATAGGCGTGCCGGACGAACGCGTCGCTCTCGCGCAGCTCGATCGCGGTCTCGGAGCCGTCGTCGTGCAGCAGACACAGCTCTACTCGGTCGGCGGCCTCCGTGAAGACCGCGAAGTTGGTGCCGGCGCCGTCGTAGGTGGCACCGAGTGGGTATGCCTCTCCAGGCCAGACCTGCATGGATACGACTCTTTCAGGTGTGGGGCGACGGTGGGGACGCCTTGACTGCGAGTCTCCACGAAAGTGAGGGAACCACCTAGGACTTACCTCCCTCTTACCGGACGACCGAGGCATACACGGTATGCCGAACCAGTGGGGCAGACACGTACTCCCGGGGTCGTTGGGGGAGCAGGGGGAAGATGTGGGCACGTCAGTCCAGCGTCACCTGGGCAAAGTGATGGCCGGCGCGGCCCTCGCGGTGACCGCGACCGCCGTGATGGTGGGGATCACCCTGCCGGGGGAGGCCGGGGCCGGCGAGACGGAGACCGGGGGCGCGCGGAACACGGCGCAGCGCGCCGCCCAGGAGCGGGTACCGGGAGAGGGGCAGGGGCAAGGGGAAGGGCAGGGGCAGGGCGCGGTGGCGCCGGGTGCCGTCGAGCCGCCGCCCGACGAGGGCGAGCGCGGCACCGGGAGCGACCCGCTGACCGGCGACGAGACGGAGCGGGCCGTCCGGATCGCCCTGGACCGGCAGGTACTGCGCTCGGCCCGGGACGTCGACGGCGACCGCGGCCCGCAGCGCCTGAGCGTGGAGCTGTCCCGGCCGGACACCGCCGAACCGGACGCCCGGGCGCCGCGCCGCGCCGACGTCACGTTCTACGACTACGGGGACGACACCCTCATCACCCGGACCGTCGATCTCGCCACCGGCACGGTGGCGCGGACCGGCACCCAGCGCGGCGTCCAGCCCCCGCTGAGCCGCGCCGAGCAGACCGAGGCCGCCCGGCTCCTGATCGCCGACCCGCTGGGGGCGGGCCTGAAGGCGGACTACGAGGACGCCACCGGCAGGGAGCTGACCTCGCCGGACCAGCTCGAGCTGTTCGCCATGGTCTACCGCGCCGCTCCGGGCGCCCGGCCGGCGTCGCTGGAGCGGTGCGGCGAACACCGCTGCGCCCGGCTGTTCCCGAAGGCGGCCAACGGCCCGTGGATCGACGCCCGGCATCTGGTGGTCGATCTGAGCGCCCGCGAGGTCGCGGCCCTCGGCCGTGACTGACCCGGGCACGCCGCCGTCCGCTTCCGTACCCGCGTTTCCACCCGCGTTCCTCCAGGGAGTCACTCCACCATGCGCCTGAACAGAAACAGCCGAGCCCCCCGGCGGGCGGCCGTGGCCCTCGCCGCCGTGGGCGCCCTGGCGGCCGGCGCGACCGCCGGCGCGGGACCGGCCGCCGCCGCGCCCCAGGCCGGTCCCGTACCGGCGGCCGGATGCGGCGCCGCCTACCGCATCGAGCAGAAACTCACCTCCGGCACCACCTGGCGGATGTGCTGGCGTTACGAGAGCAAGGCCGGACTGGTCCTGGAGAACGTCTCCTACCAGCCGCCCGGCGAGCCCCGCCCGATCAAGGTCCTCGCCCGCGCCGGACTCGCCCAGATCCACGTGCCCTACGACGACGGCAACATCGAGTACGACGACCTGACCAGCTACGCCTTCGGCGAGGGACTGATGGACCTGGCGCCGGGGGAGTGCCCGGGCGGCACCATCAAGACGGTCCGGATCCCCGGCGCCGGGGATCCGGAACGCCCGGACGTCAAGGGCCTGTGCACCACCACGCGCGCGCGGGGACACGCCTACCGCATGCAGGGCGACAGCGCGTCCAAGGTCTACCAGGCGCAGGGCAAGGACCTGCTGGTGTACACCGCCAACCAGGTCGGCTGGTACGAGTACATCACCGAGTGGCGCTTCCAGGACGACGGCACGATCACCACCAGCGTCGGTGCGACCGGCAGCCTCTCGCCCTTCGACTACGACGCCGGGGACGGGCGCGGCTGGCCCATCGGCAAGGGCGCCAAGGGGTACGCCACCAGCCACAGCCACAACGTCTTCTGGCGGTTCGACTTCGGCCTCGACGGCTCCACCCGCAGCCGCGTCGAGCAGTACGACTCCGAGGTCAGCCCGCCCGCGCGCGGCCAGGAGGCGCCGACCAACAAGACCAACCGCACCCGGATCACCAGGGAACTCGCCGGTGACGCGCGGAACATGCGCTGGTGGAGGGTGGTCAGCGCGGCCGGCAAGAACAAGGACGGCCACCCGCGCTCCTACGAACTCGTCCCCGGGCCCTCCGCCAAGTACCCGGGCCGCGGCTTCACCCGGCACGACGTGTACTTCACGCAGTACGCGGCGTGCGAGCGCTACGCCAGCAACAACCTGGGCAACTGCGGTGCCGGGCACGGCAAATCGGTGGACAAGTGGGTCGACGGGCAGACGCTCACCCACCCCGTGGTCTGGGCCAACGTGGGCTTCCACCACGTCGCCCGGGACGAGGACCAGCAGCCCATGCCGGTCCACTGGCAGGGCCTGTCCCTCGTGCCGCGCGATGTCACCGCTATGAATCCGCTCACTCCGGCGGATCTTCGTGATCATAACGGGCAGCCGCGGGAAGGTGGTTGATGAACAAGCTGCCCATCGAGCTGCACCGCGCACCGCTCCCGGAGTAGGCTTCCTTGATCGTTGAGACGGGAAGTGCCCGGGAAGCGGAAGGCGGTGCGCGGGTGGGCTCGGGAGGGCTGGAGCTGCCCCCTGGTGACGAGGGTCACGAGGGGACCTCCACGGACGTCCCGCCCGGTGCGGTGTCCCTGGCGCGGCCGATGAACGTGGGCGCGATCGGCCCGGAGCTGGACTGGGGCGCCGAGGCGTGGCACGAGGTGCGCACCCGCGCCCAGCGGGCCGGCCGGGCCTACATCTGGCTGAACCTGGTCGAACAGCGGCTGCGCGCGGTCGTGGCCGCCGTGCTGCGGCCCGTGTACGAGCCCGTCCACGGCGACGAGTGGGTGGTCGCCGCCGCCGGGCCCGCCGGACAGGAGTGGGTGCAGCGGGCGGTCGCGGTACGGGAGGTCAGCCGCCGCAAGGGCTATCTGCTCGACCCGGCCGACGACAACGTGCTCAGCTTTCTGACGCTGCCGCAGTTGCGCGAGCTGATGGTGCAGCACTGGCCCTGCTTCGAGCCCTACATCGACGAGCGGCGGGACCTCGAACTCGCCCTCGACGAGCTGGAGGTGACCCGGAACGTCGTCTCCCGCAACCGGGCGCTGTCGGAGGCGGTGCTCAGCCAGGCCGAGCGGGCCTCGGCCCGGCTGCTGGAGATCCTCGGCGCGGGCGGCGACGTCCCCTCGGCGCGGCGGCTGCCCGTCGACGCCGTCGAGGATCTGGTCGGCGACCGGTACGCCGACGTGGTGGCGGTCCACCCGGACCGGGTGCGGCTGCTGCGCCAGTTCCCCGCCGAGGACATCTTCGGCGGCGCGCGCCGTCTGGACGCCATCGGCATCGGCCTCAACCTGCTGGTGCAGAACTTCTCCGGGCGGCGCCTGGTGCGGCTGGCCGAGTCCGGGTGCCGGGTGCGGCTGCTGTTCCTCAACCCGGCGTGCAGCGCGGTCAAGCGGCGCGAGCGCGAACTCGGCATCAAGCGCGGAGAGCTCAGCCGCGCTGTCGAGGCCAACATCCTGCACATGCGCCGGGTCCGCGCCCGGCTGCGCGACCAGGGCGCCTTCGAGATCCAGGTCTTCGACGAGACGCCCCGTTTCACGGCCTACCTCGTCGACGGCGACGGGGCGGACGGCATAGCGGTGGTGCAGTCGTATCTGCGCCGGACCCGGGGCATGGAGGCGCCGGTCCTCGTTCTGCGCAACGGGAGCAAACTGGTCAAGTCGGACCATGTGGACGAAGGTGGGCTGTTCCCCACCTATCGCGAGGAGTTCGAACTGATGTGGGCGGACTCGCGGCCGGTGTCGTGAGTCACTCGGGCGGGCGCTCGACCCGGCACTCGCCGGGTGCCGCGCGGGGCCGCACGAGCGGCCTGAGCAGGGCGTGGGCGCGGCCCGGGCGGCAGGCGCTCCCCGGATTGTCAGTGGCGCGTGCGAAGGTGGAGGCCACCGGGGGAACGCATCACCGAGAAGGGGGGCCGCCATGGGCTGGCACCGGGAGCCGCTGATCGGCTTCGACCTGGAGACGACGGGGACCGACCCGTACGAGGCACGCATCGTCACGGGCGCCGTGATCGAGGTCAGGGACGGCGAGCCGGGCGGCCGCCGGGAGTGGCTGGCCGACCCGGGCGTGGAGATCCCGGCGGACGCGGTCGCGGTCCACGGGATCAGCAACGAGCGGGCGGCGGCCGAGGGCAGGCCCGCCGACCGGGTGGCCGACGCCATCGCCGGTGTCCTGGTGGACCACTGGCGGGCGGGCGTCCCGGTCGTCGCCTACAACGCGGCCTTCGACCTCACGCTGCTCTCCGCCGAGCTGCGGCGGTACGGACTGCCGTCCCTGCGGGACCGCCTGGGCGGTGCGGACCCCGCCCCCGTCATCGACCCGTACACGATCGACCGCGCCGTCGACCGCTACCGCCGCGGCAAGCGCAACCTGGAGGCGGTCTGCGCCGAGTACGGCATCGCCCTCGGCACCGCCCACGACGCCACGGCCGACGCCCTCGCCGCGGCCCGGCTCGCCCGCGCGATAGCCGTCCGCCACCCCAAGGTCGGGGCCCTCGGCCCGGCGGAGCTGCACCGCCGCCAGATCGAGTGGTACGCCGCGTGGGCGGCCGACTTCCAGGACTTCCTGCGCCGCAAGGGCGACGCGGGCGCCGTCGTGGACGGCACCTGGCCGCTGCGGGAGCCGGCCCAGGAGCGGGTCTGAGCGGCTCGGGCACCCGTCAGAAGGGGTACCAGCGCACGGCGGTGTCCCCGTCCCGCAGCGACGCCACCCGCCGCCGGAACTCGGCCAGCGCCTTGGGGTTGGCCGGGGCGTGCTGCGCGACCCACGCGCAGCTCGCCGTCTCGCGGGCGCCGCGCAGCACGGCGCAGCCCTCCCACTCCCGTACGTCCCAGCCGTAGGCGGCGGTGAACGCGTCGTACGCCTCGGCCGGGAGGCCGTAGCGGTCCCGGGACAGGGCCAGTACGACCAGATCGTGCTCGCGCAGGTCCGAGGAGAAGGTCTCCAGGTCGACCAGGACCGGCCCGCCGGGCCCGATGTGCACGTTGCGGGGCAGCGCGTCGCCGTGGATCGGACCCGGCGGCAGCAGCGGGGTGAGCGCGGCGGCGGCCGCGGCGAAGCCGTCGCGGCGCTCGCGCAGATACGCCGCGTCCGCGGGGTCGATCGCCTCGCCCGCCAGGCGCAGCCAGCGCTCCACACCGCCCAGCAGGTCGCGGGGCGGCAGGCCGAAGGAAGGGGAGGGCAGGGCGTGCACGAGGCGCAGCAGCTCGGCCAGGTCGTGCGGCTCGGCGGGCCGTACGGGGTCGGGCAGCCGGTGCCACACGGTCACCGGATGGCCCTCGACCAGCAGAGCCTCCGGCTCCGCCGCCCGCACCGCCGGCACACCCGCCTCCTCCAGCCACACCGCGACGGCCAGCTCCCGGCGCGCCCGGTCCAGCAGTTCGGCGTCGCGGCCCACCTTGACGACCAGATCGCCGGCGGCGAACACCGCGTTCTCGCCCAGGGCGAGCAGCCGCGCCTCCCGCGCCGCGCCGGGCGACACCCCCGCCCCGGCCAGTACGTCCCGCGCCCGTGCCTCGTCCATCGTCCGCCTCCGTCTCCTTCGTGCCGTGGTGCCGCCGTGCTGGTGCGGTCCGCCGGCCAGTGTCGCATCGGCACTGGTGGGGCGGTGTGCGCGGTGCCTTGACGGGGCACCGCCCCTTCACGACCATGACCAGGCCGTCCGCGCCGCGCAAAAGGGGCTGATCACGTGAGTTCGGCGACCGAGGTGAGGAGACCGCGGCGCCGTGCGCCCGGCACCGGGCGGCCACGGCCGGCCGGCGGCCACGGCGCGTGGTTCCTGGTCCTGCCCGCACTGATCCCGATCCTGGTGCTCAGCGTCGGACCGCTGCTCTACGGCGTCCTGCTGGCGTTCACCGACGCCCAGTCCGGCCGGACGCAGCCCACGCGGTGGATCGGCGCCCTCAACTTCCGGGACCTGGCGAGGGACACGCTGTTCTGGGAGTCCTTCCGGATCGGGCTGGTGTGGGCCGTGGCGGTGACCGCCGCCCAGTTCCTGCTCGCGCTCGGCCTCGCCCTGCTGCTCGACCAGGACCTGCGCCTGCGCTGGCTGGCCCGCGCCCTGGCGATCATCCCCTGGGCCATGCCCGAGGTCGTCGTCGGCATCATGTGGCGGCTGGTCTACAACCCGGACGCCGGCATCCTCAACGAGACCCTGCGCGACCTCGGCCTCGGTGACG contains the following coding sequences:
- the lpdA gene encoding dihydrolipoyl dehydrogenase, which produces MNTPDVIVIGGGTGGYSTALRAAALGLDVVLAERDKVGGTCLHRGCIPSKAMLHAAGLVDGIAEARERWGVKATLDSVDWAALVATRDDIVGRNHKGVEAHLRHAGVRVVRGSARLTGPRSVQVEGGDGGDFTARRGIVLATGSRPRTLPGLAPDGRHVVTSDDALFAPGLPASVLVLGGGAIGVEYASFHRSMGAEVTLVEAADRIVPLEDADVSRHLTRGLKKRGIDVQVGARLLDAKVPGGGVRARVRTARGETRTLEAERLLVAVGRAPVTDGLDLAAAGLATDERGFVVPADWDRLETAVPGIHVVGDLLPPPSLGLAHASFAEGLLVAETLAGVASAPVDYAAVPRVTYSSPQTASVGLGEAEARARGHEVVVDTMPLTAVAKGMVHGQGGMVKVVAEAGGGRVLGVHLVGPHVSEMIAESQLVVGWDAEPADVARHVHAHPTLSEAVGEVFLTLAGRGLHQQ
- a CDS encoding LysR family transcriptional regulator encodes the protein MSLRQMEYFLTVVEEASFTRAAELLHVSQPALSHQIKALERSVGGALLERLPRGVRLTPMGRAFRPHAELAVRSAAQARRAARATAGAEGGELHVAAVHSVAVGILPDVFARWRAAHPDVLLHLHEYATTEALEEEVERGTADLAVGPVPADWAGTVVPFGQEEIVLVVPFDDRFANRTTVTLPELADRPWIRCAMEPVFEGRRFLDWACGRAGFSPRTAVRTEHTSTAVRMAAAGVGVCTAPSYIVRGAVGEDCVVLTPDPPWKRTLSVFSRVPPTGAAEAFVDLVRATWPGEAAPGPAYDGCAVPEPAAG
- the treY gene encoding malto-oligosyltrehalose synthase, with amino-acid sequence MTPERPDPVVPAGPGASAPPAAPTATYRLQLQPEFPFGAAAAAVPYLASLGVSHLHLSPVLEAVPGSPHGYDVVDHARVREELGGEEGLRALARTAREHGLGLVVDIVPNHMAMSPRHNRALWEVLRDGPASPYARWFDIDWEAQGGQLLVPVLGGPLGEVLGDLRADGDVLRYHDHVFPLREGTEDLPLPQLLDAQWYRPVWWRLARTELNYRRFFSISELIGLRVEDPEVFEATHATILRLLHEGVIDGLRVDHPDGLADPGTYLRRLHEAGGGRWTVVEKILADSEHLPASWPVAGTTGYDALRHVDGLFTDPEGHEELLGHYRRFAAPQTDRGGDWAATARRAAYKVLTHELATECDRLTRVAHRLCAASPDPALRDRAPWALRTALRELLVRMEVYRPYTPADAASVVTEEAARRARRAFAVPQEAGAVDVVRDLVLGRAGDGPDHVEFRTRFAQTASALRAKSVEDTAFYRYVPLLSANEVGGDPGAPAVSPERFHAYCARVQRDWPLTGTVVSTHDTKRSADVRAALAVLTEAPRRWADVLAEAAGAGDGAPDGQLAWAAWQTVFGLGPADGERVRQALLKHVREAGMYTSWTEQEPPYEEAVARFLAAGPCGPPGERVAAFRKSLEPHVRANVLGTALVHLTMPGVPDLYQGTEAEYRALVDPDNRRPVAYPPADPGEKAAVTRAALRLRARRPGAFGATASYEPLAARGPAAAHCVAFTRSGEVLTAVTRLSLRLSQEGGWRDTVLPLPPGRWADVLAPDRVFSGHARAEDLFAPLPVALLERAEEAGEDG